ACCCATTTTCTGCACTTTCCAGCAGCAGATTCTTctgcatttttctgggtttttctattccttaacttagatttccattatttcttcatttatacatttgggtttgtctttaaactaTAATTAGTGAGTAGTTGttggagattctagagatgggtttgtaaatattgctttgtattgtggttttaaactaatttagtcatttaaatgaggtttgttacattttgatttattgcttgtgagcttgttgccttgcttgatgaatgggccctcattaagttaagctttaatccctaatagatggactgaaaaatgaatatttaggatagataatcttgcaataaacttagttttcttggtgttagagataagctaagaggattaaggggactttccaaaatcaattagagctttaattgggtttttgttaggtttgaaataccgtgaaaacatggtttgatttaatgaaaaccaactttgagatgcttgaaaaaggtttcaaaaatttaagaattgatttccctcaaaattgtaattctcatgtgtttggctaaattagagataaaccacatgcaaacaatattgaaaaatccaatctctagaatcactttaatttttattgaatttagatttaattcctccaaaatttataaatagcaatttcaatttaaatcttggtaatctagtttaattaatcgtttgatttagcttaaatttttcaaataccaattttaatttcaaatttcattttacatctttaaattttatcattctaattagcttatactttttatttccaatttaagcacaattccctataggatcgatatcatttttttttaaaacaatactactgtgacccgtgtacTTGCGGATTACACAACAACATCAGGTTTTAACTTATTAATATTAAGATAATGCACGTACCAAGTACACTTACTCTGTCAAAATTACTACTAACTTCTACTTTTATTCTTCAAATATTCTCAAATAGATTTCTAACTTGAATATTAAAATGATTGGCCAATAGGCCCCAACCTCACCCATTTCTTTTTGCTTGGAGCCTCAAATCACAGTCGAGCTGGTCAAAGGAAACTCACAAAAGTATTatcattaaaaccattaaaataacatatatatatattttttttattactataaattgtgttttaaatttatttgctTGAATGCATGTTATAACTGATGTattgataaattatataaaaagaatGAATCTAAGTAAATTAGTAATAAAACCAAATTTTAGCACTTGAAGAAACCTTATTGGAAGATCTTCAATTGACATACCGAGCAGCTTTGCTATCACAACCGGAtgctaattttttattaaaaaaataaaaataaaaaataaaaaataaaaaataaaaaataaaaataaaaattatagtaTAAAGGCAACATGAATATGATAACTATTTCTATAACATATATGGTCGTCCCAATTTAGAAATAAACATGAAATAAAATCAAAAGATCATTCAAATTTTGCTTTTATCATCATCATCTTCGTCACTGAGTTCATCTTCAATCCCATGAAAGTCATCCTATCTGATGCCTGTTTTGCCCCTTTCACAATCTTCTCTGCCTCCCTGCTATCTTCTCTTCCTCTTTCATTGTTTTTCTTAGAATCTTTTCTTGCTTTTATTGATGAAAATGTGTTTAAAACTGACAAGAACTCATCATTCTTGCTAACCAATCAATAATATTCcagttttctttcttctttttctttgaaTCCTTCTTCGGGGGACACCATAAGCAGCCAGTTTTCCGAGGAGGAGAAGGTGAATCCATGGAAGAGTTTGGCGAACCCAAAGGAGAATTAAATGACTCAGATTTCAATTTATAATTAAACGAACTCCTCTTCCTTGAGTTATGTTTGGATGGCATGGAAATGAAATTTTCAATCCATGAATTGGAAGAATCAGAAGGGGAGAAAAGTGATTCATCTTTGGATTTCTCCTCCAAACCCTTTTCTCCACTTGGGTTTTCATCCATAGGCGAGAAAATCTGTTCTCCTGTTGAAGAATTCTAGGGAAAAGAAACATACCCTTTACTTGGGAATTCCTTCTCTTCAGGATCCAAGAAAATATCTACTATATCCTTCATTGAATTTGTTTTCCCAACTGAGTCAGTTTTGTTAGGAGAGCCATGACCTATTTTGCCTCTGAGAGAGTCAAAATCGAAGTGGGCATTTGAAGATTTAGGTTTGGATTTGAGTTTGATGTATCGGGTTTCCAAATCAGAAGGGAGTGCGTTATCATAATTGCAATGAATTGTACCGGAGATAACCGGAATTGAAGTGCACAAACATAATAAAattctgcattttttttttttaaggcgtATAGTGCTATTCAAATGGAATACTTTATAAAATCTGTGTgagatttaaaaaattatattgatATTAAGATATTCAGAAGTCAAGAgattgtaatttatttatttttattattatagtaAAGCTTTTCAATCATATTTTACTCATATAATCGCATTATACACTACATTTGATCTGAAAAGGATATCCTGCTCAGTCAGGCCACCAGCTACCACTTAAGTCCCTCAGTCCTTGGCGGACCCCACTGAGCCATACCCCACCACGCTACGCCTTTCAGCGCAGACTTACAAGAACGGGATTCGAACCCGAGACCTACCACAGGACcgcatggctctgataccattttaTCTGAAAAGGATATCCTGCCCAGTCAGGCCACCAGCTACCACTTAAGTCTCTCAGTCCCTGACGGACCCCACTGAGCCCTAccgaaatattttttattactatAATTTATGTGTCTTAAATTTGTTTGCTTCAACGCATGTTATAATTGCTATATTgataaattctataaaaatttgaatCACAGAGCTTACTCTTTAGAGAGAGTGTAGAGCGGTCCTATCTCTCGAACTCAACTGAGCGTTTTGAGTTTGGCATTGGTTTCTCCTACCCTTTCGAGTAGAGGAGGCTTTGTCTTCCAGTCTGAGTGCGGGCTGTCATTCTCCCTAAGCTCAATTTGccatgtatatatatttttttgtttaGCTTTGGTTTGTTTACCTCAAGGCTCAGATGTGGGGCGGTTTTTTTGAAGTTATTTGGAAGAGGCCAGTGGACTAGTTGGGTATGGCATAAGCTAAGTCAGAAGGGTGGTCTCCTTTAAGTGATGTGAGGTACTTTCTAGGGTCTAAGGGCAAGTCAATTATGATGGTATACGACCCGTGAGATTAAACGAGATTGAAATGCTGTGGGGAGCTCTGCTTTGTGTCTCCCTCTAGAAGTCTCCGACGATAGCTCTATTCTTGTGGTTTCAAGCTTATATGGCTGGCTAGGGTAGGGCTTCATTGGATTGTTTGTGCAAGGTTTGCCATTATGTTTGCTCTTAATGGCAAAGCTTTGCTTGCCGTTGGCTGATTATGAAGATTCAAGCATGGGGAGATTAGCGGCAGTGTTTGTTGATGCTCCTTGTGGCCTTTGGTTCAAAGGGTTTCTAGGGAGAAAGAGTTGCGAGCTCAGTTGCTGAGCGTTTAGTTTGTTATTTTGGCTATTAGGAGGCCTTGGTCTAAGCTATTTTTGTATAATGTTGTAATGCCCAATAGGCCTTAGTTTTTCAATGTatcttacaattcaatatgtatatatatagaaaataatcaagtaaattagtaataaaatcaaaatttagcAGTTGAAGAAACCTTATTGGAAAATTTTCAATTAACATAGTGCAGCTTTGCTATCACAATCGACTCTCCTGGTACtatcttttattaaaataataataataataataataataataataataataataataatagtataaAGACAATATGAATATGATAACTATTTCTATTAACATATATGGTCAATCCAATTTAGAAATAAACAAGAAATAAAATCAAAAGATCATTCAAATTTTGCTTTTATCATCATCATCACTGAGTTCATCTTCAATCCCGTGAAAACTCATCCTATCTGATGCTTGTTTTGCCCATTGAACAATCTTCTCCGCCTCCCTGCTAATTTTCTCTTGCTCTTTCATTGCCTGTCTTAGAATCTTTTCTTGCTCCTTCGATGAAAATGTGTTTAAAACCGACAAGAACTCATCATTCTTGCTACCCCATTCAATAATATTCcagttttctttcttctttttctttgaaTCCTTCTTCGGGGAACACCAAAAGCAGCCGGTTTTCCGAGGAGGAGAAGGCGAATCCATGGAATAGTTTGGCGAACCCAAAGGAGAATTAAATGACTCAGATTTCAATTTAGAATTAAACGAACTCCTCTTCCCTGAGTTATGTTTGGATGGCGTGGAAATGAAATTTTCAATCCATGAATTGGAAGAATCAGAAGGGGAGAAAAGCGATTCATCTTTGGATTTCTCCTCCAAACCCTTTTCTCTACTTGGGTTTTCATCTACAGGGAAGAAAATCTCTTCTCCTATAGAAGAATTCAAGGGGAAAGAAACAAACCCTTTACTTGCTGATTCCTTGTCTTTAGCATTCAAGAAACTATCTACTTCATCCTTCATTGAGCTCGTTTTCCCAACTGAGCCAGTTTTGTTAGGAGAGCCATGAACTGTCTTGCCTCTGAGAGAGTCAAAATTGAAATGGGCATTTGAAGATTTGGGTTTGGGTTTGAGTTTGAGGAATCGGGTTTCCAAATCAGAAGGAAGGAGTGAATCAGAAAAAGCAGCACAATTGATTTTAGAGACTTGTTCAAGAACAGAGAGGTCTTGTGCTTGGGAGATAAGCTCCTCCACTGCTGAATCGTCAGTGTCTGAAAGGTTTCCAAAATCGGCCATttccacagagagagagagagagattttcgAAGTTTCGGTGAAGGAGAAGGACGATTTCGCAGTATCGGTGAAGGAGAAGGACGATGTCGAGGTGGGACTAGGAGCTTCTTCATTCGTCACACCACTAACGGCTAGCTCATGCTTTTTTGCACTTTCAACGCGTGGGACCCAACTTCATTCTCTCTCTGAGGGTGTGGAACCCTAtcgatttcctttttcttttattaattatttattagcctttagttttgaattaaatttattattaatttgagttaataattcatattaaattattttaagaatttatataataaaaatgtaAATATTAAGAATTTTCTTAAGATTTttaaaaacataaaatttaattttttttaaatgaagtaTTATAACTAATTATTTAAAAGATTAAGTACTGTAttgaaaaaaaaacttttaatttattattttatagtgAGAACAGAGTGAATTATTTTTTCTCTTTAAGTAAAATTacccaaaaaaattgaaaattttcttttaaaaaaaatgcaAGATTACATTAAGAAAAAAGAAACCTGCAACATTATACCATTACAAatgtttaaataataaataataaatataagtcAAAATTaccaagaaataataaaaataactcaaactatttaattaggattttgaaatattaaataaacAACATGATATTGATGACATTATCTATTAATTGTTTAAAACAAAAATACTtatattttctaataaaaatatatttcactaagtgaaaacagaatttattaataaacttaaaatttaaagaaaaggtTATGAGTTTTTCAAATGGTAtagattaattaatatataaattttacctAATCTTAAGGACTTCTTAGTAAAATACCTTTCTTAATGAGGTGGATGATAACTTCTAAAGCTGTCACGTCACCTCCATCAAATTAACCAGTTAATCAGTTTTGGTTTAATTTCCAGGAAatagatttcttttttttttttctatttcataAAGTGGgagaatttgaatcaaaattaaacgttaaaaaatttaaaattaaatttatagttTATTTGACATTAGTcttaaaaagtatttttttaaatataattattaaaaattaaatttaatatattttaactaataacaaaatagaaaatttactattttttctttatattttaacaaaattaattatttaatctatatttttttaaaaatatactatttagttcttatattttatttttattaaattatttagttcatttattaaatttttcattaataatgctagtaaaaattattatttagtacatttatttttatgaaactaattaattaattcttatattttgaaaaatattactatttaatatctttattttagtgaaattaattagttagtccttatattttaaaaaattcaatattttaaaaaattcaatatttttaaataaaaataaaaattttgttatgTGAAGACTAAAtctaaatttacattttttttaaattattcaaatattttcatcaaatttcttggatatcattttttttctttattatgaAACAATTTTCCTTTATTTCTTAGAGTTCTAAGAAATTGATTAACCTTTTTTGCA
The Hevea brasiliensis isolate MT/VB/25A 57/8 chromosome 18, ASM3005281v1, whole genome shotgun sequence genome window above contains:
- the LOC110657621 gene encoding uncharacterized protein LOC110657621, whose product is MADFGNLSDTDDSAVEELISQAQDLSVLEQVSKINCAAFSDSLLPSDLETRFLKLKPKPKSSNAHFNFDSLRGKTVHGSPNKTGSVGKTSSMKDEVDSFLNAKDKESASKGFVSFPLNSSIGEEIFFPVDENPSREKGLEEKSKDESLFSPSDSSNSWIENFISTPSKHNSGKRSSFNSKLKSESFNSPLGSPNYSMDSPSPPRKTGCFWCSPKKDSKKKKKENWNIIEWGSKNDEFLSVLNTFSSKEQEKILRQAMKEQEKISREAEKIVQWAKQASDRMSFHGIEDELSDDDDKSKI